TTCCATGGGCGGCCGGGTCGGGCTGCGGGTCGCGGACGATCCGGCGGTGACCGGAGTCTGTGCGATGGCGCCGTGGACCCCGCCCGGCGAGCCGGTGGAGCCGGTGGCCGGCAAGGCGGTGCTGATCGTGCACGGGGACCGCGACCGGATGGTGTCGGCGGCCGAGTCCTATGCCTTCGCCGTGCGCGCTCGAGAGGTCACCGACCGCGTCGCGCGGTTCGAGATCGCCGGCGAAGGGCATTCGATGATCCGCCGGCCCGCGGTGTGGACCAGGCTGCTGTGCTCGTTCGCGCTGGACCAGCTCGGCGTGCCGGACGAGGCGCTGCGCGAAGCCTGGGCCCGGTCGGCGGACGAAGCGTTGCGCATCCCAGGCTGACCTGCACGGAGAGCGGAATCCCGAGCGCTTCCCCGGCGCCTGAGGAATACGATGGGAAAGGGCCGGTAAGGCCCGTCCGGAGGGAGTGTCTTGTCCACGTCAAGAGTCGATCCGACGGTGGTCTCGCAGCCGGTGCCCGACGAAGCCCGGTGGCCTGGTCTCGCGACGCCTCCGCATTCGCCGCTGCGGGCGCGCGCGGCCGAAGCTTTGTTCCGGCACGCGGTGAAAACGCTCGCCGTGCGCGTGACTTTCCCGGACGGGACGGTCCTGGGCGCCGGCGGCCCGAGCGCGCCCGAGATGCGCGTCCATCGGCCGGCCGCGGAGGCGAACACCATCGAGGGTTCCCGGTCGAACATCCACCGGCACTACGACCTGTCGAACGACCTGTTCAGCGCCTTCCTCGACGAGTCGATGATGTACTCGTCCGCACTGTTCGGCCCTGGCGACACGCTCACCCAGGCGCAGCACCGCAAACTGGACAGTGTCCTGGACTACGCCGGAGTGCGCGAGGGCAGCGAAGTGCTGGAGATCGGCACCGGCTGGGGCGAGCTGTCCATCCGGGCCGCCTCCCGAGGCGCGAAGGTCACGTCGCTGACCATCTCGCAAGAGCAGAAGGTGCTGGCAGACGCGAGGATCGCCGAGGCTGGGCTGTCCGATCGCATCGAAGTGCGGCTGTGCGACTACCGCGAAGCCACCGGCGAGTACGACTCGGTGGTCAGCGTCGAGATGATCGAGGCGGTCGGCGCTTCGTACTGGCCGACCTTCTTCTCCACCATCGGCAAGCGGCTGCGCCCTGGCGGGCAGTTCGGCCTGCAGGCGATCACCATGGACCACGACCGGATGCTGGCGGCCGCCAAGTCCTACACCTGGATCCACAAGTACATCTTCCCCGGCGGCATCATCCCCTCGGTGCACGCGATCGAGGAGGGAATGCGGGAGAACACGCGGCTGAAGCTGGCCGGGATGCGCGAGTTCGGCCACGACTACGCGCGCACCCTCAAGCTGTGGCGCGACCGGTTCCATCAGCGCTGGGACGACATCCGCGGGTTCGGCTTCGACGACGTGTTCCACCGGATGTGGGAGT
This sequence is a window from Amycolatopsis benzoatilytica AK 16/65. Protein-coding genes within it:
- a CDS encoding alpha/beta hydrolase encodes the protein MSGKRRAGTADPAVRRWPAQGETRAVALVLHGGAERSTAAVHPWRLAYQRMVPFARALHRAGHPHGLEVRLLRNRVYGWNERLESPLQDSRWALARIRAEHPGLPIVLAGHSMGGRVGLRVADDPAVTGVCAMAPWTPPGEPVEPVAGKAVLIVHGDRDRMVSAAESYAFAVRAREVTDRVARFEIAGEGHSMIRRPAVWTRLLCSFALDQLGVPDEALREAWARSADEALRIPG
- a CDS encoding SAM-dependent methyltransferase gives rise to the protein MSTSRVDPTVVSQPVPDEARWPGLATPPHSPLRARAAEALFRHAVKTLAVRVTFPDGTVLGAGGPSAPEMRVHRPAAEANTIEGSRSNIHRHYDLSNDLFSAFLDESMMYSSALFGPGDTLTQAQHRKLDSVLDYAGVREGSEVLEIGTGWGELSIRAASRGAKVTSLTISQEQKVLADARIAEAGLSDRIEVRLCDYREATGEYDSVVSVEMIEAVGASYWPTFFSTIGKRLRPGGQFGLQAITMDHDRMLAAAKSYTWIHKYIFPGGIIPSVHAIEEGMRENTRLKLAGMREFGHDYARTLKLWRDRFHQRWDDIRGFGFDDVFHRMWEFYLAYSEAGFRSGYLKVHQFGFADPR